In a single window of the Marinibacterium anthonyi genome:
- the dadA_3 gene encoding D-amino acid dehydrogenase small subunit, translating to MGALSGQSITVLGAGVIGTALALTLRRRGADVTLVEATCPGAACSAGNGGMIQIGSSLPLAQPGILRQVPGMITDPEGALVLRPARIPAMLPWARDFLRSARPQAAEAGEKHLASLLAGATPAWDRLRASSPVADLFRERGELYVTRSAQVFAGLEHKRAVCARNGVTADVLDGPALRRMEPALAPDYAHGLYLPGSSYVISPKAVCQALHDQFLAEGGQAMLHRVAEIRRNADGVILHAIDGTKMNTRRLVIATGAVSGQMHGLGTRLPLEPLRGYNVTLGAADLALNGPVIEAEMNIAVTPMTGGPRVAGTLEFAGFRRAPDWRRAEMLLPLAQRMLPGLDTACVTERWSGERPGTPDSLPLLGPATDKDDPVWVATGHGMLGLTLAAHSAELVADGLAGDTAALAPFHPARFRRRAA from the coding sequence ATGGGCGCGCTGTCGGGGCAAAGCATCACGGTCCTGGGCGCCGGTGTCATCGGCACGGCGCTGGCCCTGACGCTGCGCCGACGCGGGGCCGATGTGACCCTGGTCGAGGCCACTTGCCCCGGGGCCGCCTGTTCGGCGGGGAATGGCGGGATGATCCAGATCGGATCGTCCCTGCCGTTGGCCCAGCCGGGCATCCTGCGCCAGGTGCCGGGGATGATCACCGATCCCGAAGGCGCGCTGGTCCTGCGCCCCGCGCGGATCCCGGCGATGCTGCCCTGGGCGCGCGACTTCCTGCGGTCCGCCCGGCCGCAGGCGGCCGAGGCCGGGGAAAAGCACCTGGCCAGCCTTCTGGCCGGGGCGACGCCCGCATGGGACCGGCTGCGCGCCTCGTCCCCCGTGGCGGACCTGTTTCGCGAACGGGGCGAGCTTTACGTCACCCGCAGCGCCCAGGTCTTCGCCGGGCTCGAACACAAGCGCGCGGTCTGTGCCAGGAACGGTGTGACGGCCGACGTGCTGGACGGCCCCGCCCTGCGCCGGATGGAACCGGCGCTGGCGCCCGATTATGCCCACGGACTTTACCTGCCCGGCAGCAGCTATGTGATCAGCCCCAAGGCGGTGTGCCAGGCGCTTCACGATCAGTTCCTGGCCGAAGGCGGACAGGCCATGCTGCATCGCGTCGCGGAGATCCGGCGCAATGCCGACGGCGTCATCCTGCATGCCATTGATGGCACAAAAATGAACACCCGGCGCCTGGTCATTGCGACCGGCGCTGTCTCGGGCCAGATGCACGGGCTTGGAACCCGCCTGCCGCTGGAACCGCTGCGCGGCTACAACGTGACGCTGGGCGCGGCCGACCTGGCGCTGAACGGCCCGGTGATCGAGGCCGAGATGAACATCGCCGTTACGCCCATGACCGGCGGGCCGCGCGTGGCCGGAACGCTGGAATTCGCGGGCTTTCGCCGCGCACCTGACTGGCGCCGGGCCGAGATGCTGCTGCCGCTGGCGCAACGCATGTTGCCCGGCCTGGACACTGCCTGCGTGACCGAACGCTGGTCCGGCGAACGCCCGGGCACGCCCGACAGCCTGCCCTTGCTGGGCCCCGCCACGGACAAGGACGATCCGGTCTGGGTCGCCACCGGGCACGGTATGCTGGGCCTGACATTGGCCGCACACAGCGCCGAGCTGGTCGCGGACGGGCTGGCCGGCGACACGGCTGCCCTTGCCCCTTTCCATCCCGCGCGCTTTCGGCGCCGGGCCGCTTGA
- the yabJ_4 gene encoding Enamine/imine deaminase encodes MDTAVETIYVPNISEFLERNKVPISPAIRAGGFVFVSGAPPIDPDTGELVKGDVTTQTEVIFRYIDTVLKAAGTGPEKVVKVTVYAANSAHFRMINEVYAAYFKDHFPTRTFVTVGSWPMEFDVEIEVQALA; translated from the coding sequence ATGGATACCGCCGTGGAAACCATCTATGTTCCGAACATCTCGGAATTTCTTGAACGCAACAAGGTGCCGATCTCGCCCGCGATCCGGGCTGGCGGTTTCGTCTTCGTGTCCGGCGCCCCGCCGATCGACCCCGACACCGGAGAGCTGGTCAAGGGCGACGTGACCACCCAGACCGAGGTGATCTTTCGCTATATCGACACGGTGCTGAAGGCTGCCGGCACCGGACCTGAAAAGGTGGTGAAGGTGACGGTCTATGCGGCCAATTCCGCCCATTTCCGGATGATCAACGAGGTCTACGCCGCCTATTTCAAGGACCATTTCCCGACGCGGACCTTTGTCACCGTGGGGTCCTGGCCGATGGAATTCGACGTCGAGATCGAGGTTCAGGCGCTGGCCTGA
- a CDS encoding transcriptional repressor MprA, translating into MVEEESFRTSILYWLRVLEERSNTEFVKAMGGGKSMVARWRTLSILAELSGLTINELTAHTQIERTALSHLLSQMEKEGLVQRKPYPNDRRIIGVHLLDEGRAMFQRMLPVRRQIFRQAAEGMPEADLEAMMRITRQLVTNLDRMAQTPQPQGTGAPGDTTDQASA; encoded by the coding sequence ATGGTCGAAGAGGAATCCTTCCGCACCTCCATTCTGTACTGGCTGCGTGTGCTGGAGGAACGGTCGAACACCGAATTCGTGAAGGCGATGGGCGGCGGCAAGTCCATGGTCGCGCGCTGGCGGACGCTGTCGATCCTGGCGGAACTGTCCGGGCTGACGATCAACGAGCTGACGGCACATACCCAGATCGAGCGCACGGCGCTCAGCCACCTGCTGTCGCAGATGGAAAAGGAGGGGTTGGTGCAGCGCAAGCCCTATCCGAACGACCGGCGGATCATCGGTGTGCACCTGCTGGACGAAGGCCGGGCGATGTTCCAGCGCATGCTGCCGGTGCGCCGCCAGATCTTTCGCCAGGCGGCCGAGGGGATGCCCGAGGCGGACCTGGAAGCGATGATGCGCATCACCCGCCAGCTGGTCACGAACCTGGACCGGATGGCGCAGACGCCCCAGCCACAGGGGACAGGGGCGCCTGGGGACACAACGGATCAGGCCAGCGCCTGA
- the kynU_2 gene encoding Kynureninase yields the protein MTTLDIPAEVTAFRARFPIFRDKVHLASNSMGAVSDVVLAAAETCMAERLERGTTWPMAMQRHDALRAVFARMIGAKLPEVAICCSATQAMGAIAASLSWQERPRVVFDAYSFPSMTYLWRAQSARGAQPVMVPPGNDGRLRPEAFDPYLDKGVNIVCVSSICYKNGHRMDIKALSERVHAVGALLAVDDYQSFGTRPLDMESLGIDILVTGTAKYMLGAPGLGLLYVREDLLDRLHPTVTGWFGQEDMLEFQIDRHDEATDARRFQTGTPAMGAMYESLAAGELLLETGLDRIGAWVEALTGHAMDRLSAAGHTVITPRDDAARGPQVTLAVKDAPKAVAALAERGVICSTRDGKIRTAWHYYNTPDDVTVLQEALAGVC from the coding sequence ATGACGACACTGGACATCCCCGCCGAGGTCACCGCCTTCCGCGCCCGCTTCCCGATCTTCCGCGACAAGGTTCACCTGGCCAGCAATTCCATGGGCGCGGTCAGCGACGTGGTGCTGGCGGCCGCCGAAACCTGCATGGCCGAACGACTGGAACGCGGCACCACCTGGCCGATGGCCATGCAGCGCCACGACGCCCTGCGCGCGGTCTTCGCCAGGATGATCGGTGCGAAACTGCCCGAGGTCGCGATCTGCTGTTCCGCGACCCAGGCCATGGGCGCCATCGCCGCGTCGCTCAGCTGGCAGGAGCGGCCCAGGGTGGTGTTCGATGCCTATTCCTTCCCGTCGATGACCTACCTCTGGCGGGCCCAGTCCGCGCGCGGCGCCCAGCCCGTCATGGTTCCCCCGGGCAACGACGGCCGGTTGCGCCCCGAAGCCTTCGATCCCTACCTGGACAAGGGCGTGAACATCGTCTGCGTCTCGTCCATCTGCTACAAGAACGGCCATCGGATGGACATCAAGGCGCTGTCCGAACGGGTCCATGCCGTCGGCGCGCTGCTGGCTGTCGACGATTACCAGAGCTTCGGCACACGTCCGCTGGACATGGAAAGCCTGGGCATCGACATCCTGGTCACCGGCACCGCGAAATACATGCTGGGCGCGCCGGGGCTGGGCCTGCTCTACGTGCGCGAAGACCTGCTGGACCGGCTGCACCCCACCGTCACCGGCTGGTTCGGGCAGGAGGACATGCTGGAATTCCAGATCGACCGCCATGACGAGGCCACTGACGCCCGCCGCTTTCAGACCGGGACGCCGGCGATGGGGGCGATGTACGAAAGCCTTGCCGCCGGAGAGCTGCTGCTGGAGACCGGGCTGGACAGGATCGGCGCCTGGGTCGAGGCTTTGACCGGCCACGCGATGGACCGCCTGTCAGCGGCCGGCCACACCGTGATCACACCGCGCGACGATGCCGCGCGGGGCCCGCAGGTGACTCTGGCGGTGAAGGATGCGCCCAAGGCGGTGGCGGCGCTGGCCGAACGCGGGGTCATCTGTTCGACGCGCGATGGCAAGATCCGCACCGCCTGGCACTATTACAACACGCCCGACGATGTCACCGTCCTGCAAGAGGCGCTGGCCGGGGTCTGTTGA
- the apc4_11 gene encoding Acetophenone carboxylase delta subunit, with protein MTRTPDIIELQVMWDRLIAIAEEQGQVLIRTAFSPVVRECGDISAGVFDPRGRMLAQGITGTPGHVNTMAESVGHFLAAFPTQTMKPGDTYICNDPWKGTGHLNDFVVTTPVFKDGKLVALFSCTSHIVDIGGVHGLDGTDMYMEGLQIPMLKLVDEGRVNETLMAMIRQNSRLPEESEGDVYALASCNEVAGRRLVEMMEEFGLDTLDALGTHIIERSREAVLAEIRKLPRGSWSYEMTADGDETPVTLKARLTVSDTGIDVDYAGSSGPARRGLNVPLPYARAYTSFGIGCVVAGHIPNNAGSLDPIRITAPEGCILNAKPPVAVHSRHAYGQLLPDMVFGCLRQAIPDKVPAESTSGLWIMAVHGRRLAGPEGKAAFGLAMTLSGGTGARPGKDGLSATAYPSGVMGTPVEIAETQSPLIFRRKELREGSGGAGTYRGGLGQVVEVANREDAPFSFDATMERVKFPARGRDGGDNGASGWIGLGTGEVLAAKGQHTIQTGQSLVLKTPGGAGMGAPDTRDAALATSDKTNGLV; from the coding sequence ATGACCCGGACCCCCGACATAATCGAACTGCAGGTGATGTGGGACCGGCTGATCGCCATCGCCGAGGAACAGGGCCAGGTGCTGATCCGCACCGCGTTTTCGCCCGTGGTGCGCGAATGCGGCGACATTTCCGCCGGGGTCTTCGATCCGCGGGGGCGGATGCTGGCCCAGGGGATCACCGGCACGCCAGGCCACGTGAACACGATGGCGGAATCCGTCGGCCATTTCCTGGCCGCCTTCCCGACCCAGACGATGAAACCGGGCGACACCTATATCTGCAACGACCCCTGGAAGGGCACCGGGCACCTGAACGATTTCGTCGTCACCACGCCCGTGTTCAAGGATGGCAAGCTGGTCGCGCTGTTCTCGTGCACCAGCCATATCGTCGATATCGGCGGGGTCCACGGGCTGGACGGCACCGACATGTACATGGAAGGCCTGCAGATCCCCATGCTGAAGCTGGTGGATGAAGGCCGGGTCAATGAAACCCTGATGGCGATGATCCGCCAGAATTCGCGCCTGCCCGAGGAAAGCGAGGGCGACGTCTATGCCCTGGCCTCCTGCAACGAAGTCGCCGGGCGGCGGCTGGTCGAGATGATGGAGGAATTCGGGCTCGACACGCTGGACGCTTTGGGCACCCACATCATCGAACGGTCGCGCGAGGCCGTGCTGGCCGAGATCCGCAAGCTGCCGCGCGGCAGCTGGAGCTACGAGATGACGGCGGATGGCGATGAAACCCCTGTCACGCTCAAGGCGCGGCTGACGGTTTCGGATACCGGGATCGACGTGGATTATGCGGGGTCTTCCGGCCCGGCCCGGCGCGGGCTGAACGTGCCGCTGCCCTATGCGCGGGCCTATACGTCCTTTGGCATCGGTTGCGTGGTGGCGGGGCATATCCCCAACAACGCCGGGTCGCTGGACCCCATCCGCATCACCGCGCCCGAAGGCTGCATCCTGAACGCCAAGCCCCCCGTTGCCGTGCATTCGCGCCACGCCTACGGACAATTGCTGCCCGACATGGTCTTCGGCTGCCTGCGCCAGGCGATCCCCGACAAGGTCCCGGCCGAAAGCACCTCCGGTTTGTGGATCATGGCCGTGCACGGGCGGCGCCTGGCCGGACCCGAGGGCAAGGCCGCCTTTGGCCTTGCCATGACGCTTTCGGGCGGCACCGGCGCGCGGCCGGGCAAGGACGGGCTGTCCGCCACCGCCTATCCGTCAGGCGTCATGGGCACCCCGGTCGAGATCGCCGAAACCCAGTCGCCCCTGATCTTCCGCCGCAAGGAATTGCGCGAAGGCAGCGGCGGTGCGGGCACATATCGCGGGGGCCTCGGCCAGGTGGTCGAGGTGGCGAACCGCGAGGACGCGCCGTTTTCCTTCGATGCGACCATGGAGCGGGTGAAGTTCCCGGCGCGCGGCCGGGACGGCGGCGATAATGGCGCCTCGGGCTGGATCGGGCTGGGCACCGGAGAGGTTCTGGCCGCCAAGGGTCAGCACACGATCCAAACGGGCCAGTCGCTGGTGCTGAAGACACCGGGCGGCGCCGGGATGGGCGCGCCGGACACGCGCGACGCTGCGTTGGCCACCTCTGACAAAACCAACGGGCTGGTCTGA
- the apc3_13 gene encoding Acetophenone carboxylase gamma subunit yields the protein MTPDAHAPLRLAVDIGGTFTDIVLEQGATRITRKVLTTHDAPERAVLDGMGIVLKEAGLGFADISVFVHGTTLATNAIIERRGAVTALLATDGFRDILEIGTESRYDQYDLFLEKPKPLVPRSLRFTVPERIDADGGIVTPLDENAVRALVPDLKAKGVQALAIAFLHAYRNPVHERRAAEILKAEMPELEITMAGEVAPEIREFERTSTAVANAYVQPLMASYLKRMEAALDEAGFAGTCYLVTSGGGLTAIETARRFPVRLVESGPAGGAIFAAQFARRLGVDDLLSFDMGGTTAKICLIENAEPATSRYFEVDRAARFLKGSGLPLRIPVIEMVEIGAGGGSIAQVDSLMRVTVGPESASSTPGPACYGRGGDRPTVTDADLALGLIDPDGFAGGRMTLDRSAAEAALDRDVGTPLGLTPAHAAYAVHEIVCENMASAARVHAVEQGADLGTHAMIAFGGAAPLHAARVAQKLGMDRVIIPPNAGVGSAVGFLSAPVAFEVLRSRHVTIGRHDADEIAAMFDDMAAEARALVEPGAMGAPLVETRTAFMRYVGQGHEIAVTLDAGTQALEDAAAMRAAYETAYKGMFNRVIPDAEIEVMTWSALVSTIPAAPARVEPATARPAPDPVGRRQITLGQRALTVPVYDRTTLVPGARVTGPAIVTEDETASFLPEEFDLSLDASGCLIMDRRAASEQINGEAA from the coding sequence ATGACGCCAGACGCTCACGCCCCGCTTCGCCTTGCCGTCGATATCGGCGGCACCTTCACCGACATCGTGCTGGAACAGGGGGCCACCCGGATCACCCGCAAGGTGCTGACCACCCATGACGCCCCCGAACGCGCGGTGCTTGACGGCATGGGGATTGTCCTGAAGGAGGCCGGGCTGGGCTTTGCCGACATCTCGGTCTTCGTGCACGGCACCACGCTGGCCACCAATGCGATCATCGAACGCCGCGGCGCGGTGACGGCCCTGCTGGCCACCGACGGGTTTCGCGATATCCTCGAGATCGGCACCGAAAGCCGCTACGACCAGTACGACCTGTTCCTTGAAAAGCCCAAACCGCTCGTCCCCCGCAGCCTGCGCTTTACGGTGCCCGAACGGATCGACGCGGACGGCGGCATCGTCACGCCGCTGGACGAGAACGCCGTGCGCGCCCTGGTCCCTGACCTGAAGGCCAAGGGCGTTCAGGCACTGGCCATCGCCTTCCTGCACGCCTACCGCAATCCCGTCCACGAACGCCGTGCCGCCGAAATCCTGAAGGCCGAGATGCCCGAGCTGGAAATCACCATGGCGGGCGAGGTCGCCCCCGAGATCCGCGAATTCGAACGCACCTCGACCGCCGTGGCAAATGCCTATGTGCAGCCGCTGATGGCCTCGTATCTGAAACGCATGGAAGCCGCGCTGGACGAGGCGGGTTTCGCCGGCACCTGCTACCTGGTCACCTCGGGCGGCGGGTTGACGGCCATCGAAACCGCCCGCCGCTTCCCCGTGCGCCTTGTGGAATCCGGCCCCGCCGGCGGCGCCATCTTCGCCGCGCAATTCGCGCGGCGGCTGGGGGTCGATGACCTTCTGTCCTTCGACATGGGCGGCACCACCGCCAAGATCTGCCTGATCGAGAACGCCGAACCCGCGACCTCGCGCTATTTCGAGGTCGACCGCGCCGCGCGGTTCCTGAAGGGGTCCGGCCTGCCGCTGCGCATCCCCGTGATCGAAATGGTGGAAATCGGCGCCGGCGGCGGTTCCATCGCGCAGGTCGACAGCCTGATGCGCGTCACCGTCGGACCGGAAAGCGCGTCGTCCACCCCCGGCCCCGCCTGTTATGGCCGGGGCGGCGACCGCCCCACCGTCACCGATGCCGACCTGGCCCTGGGCCTCATCGACCCCGACGGGTTCGCAGGCGGGCGCATGACGCTGGACCGCTCCGCCGCCGAAGCGGCGCTGGACCGGGACGTGGGCACGCCGCTGGGCCTGACACCTGCCCATGCGGCCTATGCGGTGCATGAAATCGTCTGCGAGAACATGGCATCGGCCGCGCGCGTCCATGCCGTGGAACAGGGCGCGGACCTTGGCACCCACGCGATGATCGCCTTTGGCGGCGCGGCCCCCCTGCATGCCGCAAGGGTGGCGCAGAAGCTGGGCATGGACCGCGTGATCATCCCGCCCAATGCCGGCGTTGGATCGGCCGTCGGGTTCCTGTCGGCCCCCGTCGCCTTTGAAGTGCTGCGCAGCCGTCATGTCACCATCGGCCGCCATGACGCGGATGAAATTGCCGCCATGTTCGACGACATGGCCGCCGAGGCCCGCGCGCTGGTCGAACCCGGCGCCATGGGCGCCCCGCTGGTGGAAACCCGCACCGCCTTCATGCGCTATGTCGGCCAGGGCCACGAGATCGCCGTGACGCTGGATGCCGGAACGCAAGCGCTGGAAGACGCCGCCGCCATGCGCGCGGCCTATGAAACCGCGTACAAGGGCATGTTCAACCGCGTGATCCCCGATGCCGAGATCGAGGTGATGACCTGGTCGGCCCTCGTCTCGACCATCCCCGCCGCGCCCGCGCGCGTCGAACCGGCCACTGCCCGCCCTGCCCCGGACCCCGTCGGGCGACGCCAGATCACCCTGGGCCAACGCGCGCTGACCGTGCCGGTCTACGACCGCACCACGCTGGTTCCCGGCGCCCGCGTCACCGGACCCGCGATCGTGACCGAGGATGAAACCGCGTCCTTCCTGCCCGAGGAATTCGATCTGAGCCTCGATGCCTCGGGCTGCCTCATCATGGACCGCCGCGCGGCGAGCGAACAGATCAACGGAGAAGCCGCATGA
- the glnQ_6 gene encoding Glutamine transport ATP-binding protein GlnQ, which produces MNDMSRSPVIDVTLRNVEKAYGDFKALKGVSLDVEKGETIVICGPSGSGKSTLIRCINRLEAHDGGEITVRGITVDASASNIHDVRKEVGMVFQQFNLFPHITVLENCTLALKLLNKGTRAQIRDKAMQYLDRVHIAEQAHKYPAQLSGGQQQRVAIARALCMEPPVMLFDEPTSALDPEMINEVLQVMEDLARGGMTLICVTHEMGFARRVADRCVFMADGEIHEIAPAQRFFDAPENPRLRAFLDRILT; this is translated from the coding sequence ATGAACGACATGTCCCGCAGCCCCGTCATCGACGTGACGCTTCGAAACGTCGAAAAGGCCTACGGCGATTTCAAGGCCCTGAAGGGCGTCAGCCTGGATGTCGAAAAGGGCGAGACCATCGTCATCTGCGGTCCCTCGGGTTCGGGCAAGTCCACCCTGATCCGCTGCATCAACCGGCTGGAGGCGCATGACGGCGGCGAGATCACGGTGCGCGGCATCACCGTCGATGCCAGCGCATCGAACATCCATGACGTGCGCAAGGAAGTCGGCATGGTCTTCCAGCAGTTCAACCTGTTCCCCCACATCACCGTGCTGGAAAACTGCACACTGGCCCTGAAGCTGCTCAACAAGGGCACCAGGGCCCAGATCCGCGACAAGGCGATGCAGTATCTCGACCGGGTGCATATCGCTGAACAGGCCCACAAGTACCCCGCGCAGCTGTCGGGCGGCCAGCAGCAGCGCGTCGCCATCGCCCGCGCGCTGTGCATGGAACCGCCGGTGATGCTGTTCGACGAACCCACATCGGCGCTGGATCCCGAAATGATCAACGAGGTCCTGCAGGTGATGGAAGACCTCGCCCGGGGGGGCATGACGCTGATCTGCGTGACCCACGAAATGGGCTTTGCCCGCCGGGTCGCCGACCGCTGCGTCTTCATGGCCGATGGTGAAATCCACGAGATCGCCCCGGCCCAACGCTTTTTCGATGCCCCCGAGAACCCGCGTCTGCGGGCCTTCCTCGACCGCATCCTGACCTGA
- the yxeP_4 gene encoding putative hydrolase YxeP yields MTTLDALRPYHAQMRAIRHDLHMHPELGLETHRTAAIVADFLDRLGIEIHRVGGTGVVGVIRGGRSNRSVGLRADMDALAIPEATGLDHASQIPGLMHGCGHDGHTAMLLGAAKYMVESGTVDGTVHLIFQPGEEGHDGAREMIRDGLFDRFPCDSIFGMHNEPGLPVGRMRTGSGTIAAGGGNFDITVTGTGAHGAEPDRGVDPVLAACQIVTALQSIVARNVPPLASVVVSATKIVSGAAYNVIPETATISGTARYFDVELGAMVQDRIAGIAKGVAEGFGARAEVDFRTMFAPHVNDPAQTALMVGCARDLIGADAVGTNMEPSLGSEDFSFMLQAVPGAYMMIGNGPSKPLHHPEYDFCDDALIHGAALYARLAEAATKAEELS; encoded by the coding sequence ATGACCACCCTCGACGCCCTGCGCCCCTATCACGCCCAGATGCGCGCGATCCGCCATGATCTGCACATGCACCCCGAACTGGGGCTGGAAACCCACCGGACCGCGGCCATCGTCGCCGATTTCCTCGACCGGCTGGGGATAGAAATCCACCGTGTCGGCGGCACCGGCGTCGTGGGGGTCATTCGCGGCGGGCGGTCGAACCGGTCCGTGGGTCTGCGCGCCGACATGGACGCGCTGGCCATCCCCGAGGCGACGGGGCTGGACCATGCCTCGCAGATCCCCGGGCTGATGCATGGCTGCGGACATGACGGGCACACCGCGATGCTGCTGGGGGCGGCGAAATACATGGTCGAAAGCGGCACGGTCGACGGCACCGTGCACCTGATCTTCCAACCGGGCGAGGAAGGCCATGACGGCGCGCGCGAGATGATCCGCGACGGGCTGTTCGATCGGTTTCCCTGTGACAGCATCTTCGGGATGCACAACGAACCCGGCCTGCCCGTGGGCCGGATGCGCACCGGGTCGGGCACCATCGCGGCGGGCGGCGGCAATTTCGACATCACCGTCACCGGCACCGGTGCCCACGGGGCGGAACCCGACCGGGGCGTCGACCCGGTGCTGGCGGCCTGCCAGATCGTCACCGCCCTGCAATCCATCGTCGCCCGCAACGTGCCCCCCTTGGCTTCGGTCGTGGTCAGCGCCACGAAGATCGTCAGCGGTGCCGCCTACAACGTCATCCCCGAGACGGCGACCATCTCGGGCACCGCGCGGTATTTCGACGTGGAGCTGGGCGCCATGGTGCAGGACCGCATCGCCGGCATCGCGAAAGGCGTCGCCGAAGGCTTCGGCGCACGGGCGGAGGTCGATTTCCGCACCATGTTCGCCCCCCATGTGAACGACCCTGCCCAGACCGCCCTGATGGTCGGCTGCGCCCGCGACCTGATCGGCGCGGATGCCGTGGGCACGAACATGGAACCGTCGCTGGGGTCCGAGGATTTTTCCTTCATGCTGCAGGCCGTCCCGGGCGCCTACATGATGATCGGCAACGGCCCGTCAAAGCCGCTGCACCACCCCGAATACGACTTCTGCGACGACGCGCTGATCCATGGCGCCGCGCTTTACGCGCGCCTGGCCGAAGCCGCGACCAAAGCCGAGGAGCTGTCATGA
- the occM gene encoding Octopine transport system permease protein OccM: MQFDLSLAIDSFPGLLGGLWTTLAISVVVLLLGIVFSIPMALARMSRHRILAWPALVFVIFFRGTPVLVLLYVVYFGVPQFDWVHDTFLWTLISHPFGCAVIGLTLNHVAYMTDVVRGSLNAVPTGLCEAADALGIPQRKVFFWIRLPLALRYGVKAYQNEVVGFIKGTAVVSVITVNDLTAMANKVFQETYDPLTPMLTAATMYWIVVNLVRLGFAALDRWLNRHLAPMPDTQSATAQTKEALA; this comes from the coding sequence ATGCAATTCGATCTCTCCCTTGCCATCGACAGCTTCCCCGGCCTGCTGGGCGGCCTCTGGACCACGCTTGCCATATCCGTCGTCGTGCTTCTGCTTGGCATCGTCTTTTCGATCCCCATGGCGCTGGCCCGGATGTCGCGCCACAGGATCCTGGCCTGGCCCGCGCTGGTCTTCGTGATCTTCTTCCGGGGCACGCCGGTCCTGGTGCTGCTTTACGTCGTCTATTTCGGCGTGCCGCAGTTCGACTGGGTACACGACACCTTTCTCTGGACGCTGATCTCGCACCCCTTCGGCTGCGCCGTCATCGGCCTGACGCTGAACCACGTGGCCTACATGACCGACGTGGTGCGCGGCAGCCTGAACGCGGTGCCCACGGGCCTGTGCGAAGCGGCGGATGCGCTTGGCATTCCGCAGCGCAAGGTCTTCTTCTGGATCCGCCTGCCGCTGGCCCTTCGTTATGGCGTGAAGGCCTATCAGAACGAGGTCGTGGGGTTCATCAAGGGCACTGCCGTCGTGTCGGTCATCACGGTCAACGACCTGACGGCGATGGCGAACAAGGTTTTCCAGGAAACCTATGACCCGCTGACACCGATGCTGACCGCCGCCACCATGTACTGGATCGTGGTCAACCTGGTGCGCCTGGGCTTCGCCGCGCTGGACCGCTGGCTGAACCGACACCTGGCGCCCATGCCCGACACGCAATCCGCCACCGCGCAGACCAAGGAGGCCCTGGCATGA
- the hisQ gene encoding Histidine transport system permease protein HisQ, whose protein sequence is MTAAVDYSGYFRQMLGGVSVTAQLMLLSFAISLVAGTFLGILRLVEKRAVQIPLAVYASIMTGVPSLLILFIIYYGGSGVLTAMFGYNRSFDISPFASGVAAISLVNAAYVADLVHGAIRNVPKGQFEACTMLCLPRFQAWRLVLLPQVFRLALPGLVNIWIVILKETSLVSLVGLHDLVTVAKTAGGATREPFLFLIVASVFYVVVSTLTVPASNALERWLNRGHTRVGV, encoded by the coding sequence ATGACCGCCGCCGTCGACTATTCCGGGTACTTTCGGCAGATGCTCGGTGGCGTTTCCGTCACGGCGCAGCTCATGCTGCTGAGCTTTGCCATCTCGCTGGTCGCCGGCACGTTCCTTGGCATCCTGCGCCTGGTGGAAAAACGCGCGGTGCAGATCCCGCTGGCGGTCTATGCCTCGATCATGACCGGCGTGCCGTCGCTGCTGATCCTCTTCATCATCTACTACGGCGGGTCCGGCGTGCTGACCGCGATGTTCGGCTACAACCGCAGCTTCGACATCTCGCCCTTCGCATCGGGTGTCGCCGCCATCTCGCTGGTCAACGCGGCCTACGTGGCCGATCTGGTCCACGGTGCGATCCGCAACGTGCCCAAGGGCCAGTTCGAAGCCTGCACAATGCTCTGCCTGCCCCGCTTTCAGGCCTGGCGGCTGGTGCTGCTGCCCCAGGTCTTTCGACTGGCGCTGCCGGGGCTGGTGAACATCTGGATCGTCATCCTCAAGGAAACCTCGCTGGTGTCGCTGGTGGGGCTGCATGACCTGGTCACCGTCGCCAAGACCGCCGGCGGCGCCACGCGCGAACCCTTCCTGTTCCTGATCGTCGCCTCGGTTTTCTATGTCGTCGTCAGCACGCTGACCGTGCCCGCGTCCAACGCGCTGGAACGCTGGCTGAACCGGGGCCACACCCGGGTCGGAGTGTAA